The sequence TTTCATTTTTTTGGTTTGATGACAGCGTAAGAATTACGGATAGTAGAGTAGATCAGTTAAACAATGTGGCTTTAATGAAAATCCACGTTCATTGTCTCACATGTGAAATCCGTAACTTTCACAGCTCCTGGTAGAGCTGATGTGAACCTGAGAAGGTCTTTAACAACTGTCTTatccctgctgctgccaccacaCAACTGTTCCCTTGGCTTGTCACTGACAGCTGATGAATGTGCCCTGCTAGGATGGCTGTTCCCTCCCTTGGCAGTGAGGTGTTGGTGGGCATTACACCAATATACAAAAGTACTGTAGATGTTTTAAGTATTTAACCCAGTGTCCCAACTACATAACTATCTAAGTATGTTATCTAATAGAATAAAGAAAGTTTtaaagtttgggatttttttttatacaAACAGCTATTTGCTTCAGAGAAGATGGAATGGACCAAGCATTATGCTTGTAAGAAGCTGTTAGCACTTTTGACACGTTATGATATGATCCAGAGAAAATCTGGAAACATTGATTCAAAACAACTGCAGGCAATACGGTAATGCGGCTTGATTTCTTGAACTTAAAATGTTTACTTCTGATGCCAGATAAAAACCACAAagcttttctgaaaaaaaaaaatatggtttTCTTCCATCTTTGTTTCAGGCTTTGTGCTTGTTTTGAATAGAGGTAAAAATTGAGATCAGTGCACCAATTCTACTACTACTGCACAAATACATAGAGCAGTTTCTTTCGAACTGGCAGTGCATGTGTTCTCCTATGCTTGCTCTTTGTTCCTTTTCCTTACATCTGTCTCAGTCCTCTTCTCAGGTTTTTAGCATACATTTGATTGAATTCTGTGTATCAAAATAAGAGTTCAGGCTTAGAAATGCACATCTGCAAAATTAGTCATAGTCTCTGATTGCTTATCAGACCTACCAGCTGTCATTGCATTATGTGTCAACGCTACTTTTCATTCAGGACTGCTACACTGAGGAATGGAAAAATGGCCAAGTATACAGTTAGTAAAAATGGACATGCAGGGAAGAAAAAGCAAGATAAGCATGCAGTTACTTTCTCCCAGAATACTTTCCCACCATCCAGATTTCTGTTACTTAGGAATTTACTGTGCCAGAATTAGCAGTTTCTTATTCTGTCAGCCCTCAAtgtaattgatttttttaatgatCTAATCTCTTCCTAAACTTAAGTCAACTTCTAGAATCTACAGTGTCTGTTGGCAAATCTGAACTTCACTTTGTGAAGGGAATTGTGACTTATTTTAACTTTATCTGATGATTTTGTTTCCCAAATGAAACCCAAATTCTCCCTGCCTCCCTAATTCTTTTATTGGAAGAAGGTTAGTAATTTTTCCATGCTAGTCACAGTTTTTAGACATTAATTTTGGGGCACAGGAGAACAGTCAATAGCAGTGTGATAGTATCACTTCTGGGTTGATGTGTCATAGTCTTGAATTAGTACTTTTAGAAATGCTGATGTATTCAGTGTTACCTTTCAAAAGATTGGGGAGATTGGTTGGAGAATGCTTTTAAAATAGATTGGCAAGATAAGTTACTGGTATTTACCTTTATGAATGAATTCATTGACATTCTCTGTTTATAACACTTTGTGGTGTTTCAAGAGTTTAAAAGAGAGATGGTGCATGCACTGGAAGATTTCTTTTGTTAACAAGTGTTTAAAAATGCAGTAATGGTTCAGCAGGATCAGCATGATCCTACTCTTCATGCACAGGAAGCTACTAAACTGGGGTTTAGATAGACTTTAGAAAAACCTCAGTGACTGACTGTCCCCTGCTCAGTTCAAGTTGTCTCTATCTTTTGCATGAGAGCATGAGGATAAATGACCCTGTCTGATCATTCAGAACATTACTGTCCAGGGCAGCAGCCTTCTCTGGCATTAGTAGCTTAAAATCAAAGAATCACTTGGTTTGGagaagtccaaccattaacctgaCACTgacaagtccaccactaaaccgtgTCCCTCAGTTCCAcacctacacatcttttaaattaaatatctccagggatgCTGGCtcaacaacttctctgggcagtttGTTCCAATGGTTGACAACCCCTTCCATGAAAAAAttgtttctaatatctaatctagtCCTCTCCTGGTACTGCTTGAGGCTGTTTCGTTTCCTTTCTTatcacttgttacttgggagaagagactgaccacacctggctgcagcctccttcAGGCAGTTGCAGAGAGCCATGAGGTTTTCCCAggactaaacacccccagcttctTCAGCTGCTCCTTTcacacttgtgttccagaccctgcATCAgccccactgcccttctctgggtgTGCTCCAGCACATCCAGTACCACCCCTTGTGGTGAGGCCCAGAAATAGACACAGGATTTGAGATGTGGCCTCACCCGTGCAGGTGGATGGatgatcactgccctggtcctgctggccactctaTTGCTGATCCagaccaggatgccactggccttcatGGCCACCTGAACACACTctggctcatgctcagctgctgttgaccagcACCTCCAGATCCTTTTGCTCTTGACAACTTTCCAGCCACGTTtctccagcctgtagcactgcaggggttgttgtgacccaagggcaggacccagcacttggccttgttgaacctcacaccaTTGGCCTCACATcagtccagcctgtccagatccccctgcagagccttcctgccctccagcaggtcaGCACTCCTGCCCAGTTTGGTGTTGTCTGTGGACTGACTGAGAGTGCACTTGATCCCCTCATGCAGGTCACTGACAAAGACATTAGACAGGAGTGGCCCCAGCAGTGAGCCCTGGGAGCCCCATGGGTGACTGATGTCCAGCTGGATTTAACTCCACTCACCGCCCCTCTGGGCTTGACTATCCAAACCATTTTTAATCCAGTGCACTTATCCCAGCCATAAGCAGCCAGTTTCCCCAGGAGAAAGCTGAGGGAAATGGCATCAAGGGTTTACTGAAGTCTAggcagacaacatccacagcctttccctcatccccTAAATGGGTCACCCTGTCAaagaaggagatcaggttggcaAGCAGGACATGCATTTCGGGCAGGTCAGCTGAAGATACCAAACTGATGTTTGTAGGAGACTGCATTATGTTTGTATCTTACAGAAAAACTTTTTTATTTTGTGTGAATGCTCTTCTGAGTGTCAAATAAAAATGTTTCAGTGGTCAAATCTATACTCCAGATTTTGCTGTATACAGAGTAGTGTATTTTATTTAAAGATGTAGTAATTTCAATTTCATGAGAAGATTTTTTATTTCTCTCAATCACTCCAAATtagaatattgaaatatttttagattTAAGTCTAGATTTCACTCTTTTAATGGACTTCCTCTTCTTACAGGATTGTTAAGACACGTATTAAAAATGGAATTCCTTGTTTTGAAATTGAATGGCAAAAACCAGGTGGGTCTGGTTTCTATGTACATTATGGAACAAAACTGTTCAtagaaaaagataaaatcaagCTTTAAAGAGGACAAGAGTTTGGCAACACTCTAAGGCAGTGGAATGTGGGTGAGATTGGAAACTGTTCTGTGGAAATAACAGGAAATAAGCATCAAATTTCACATATCCTGAAAGAAAAAGCAGtgctttaaagaaaacaaatttaCCTAGAAAGGAGGGGACTCAGTCTTCAGCTGCTTGTTCTGGTACTTGTAAATAAGACCTAAACTGTGTGTTTCATACCTTATTTCACTATGTACCTGAAGCTGTCACTGTTTACTAGCCACAaaattttctgtgctgtcagaCTCCTCTGTGTAGTGTGTCCATTTGTGCCAGAAGACTGTCAGGAAGAGAAAGACCTCACTTGTAGATAAATATACTGTTGACTTTTTATGTATCTTCTTTGTATTCGAGTCTTTGCTGTTTGGTTTTTCATTCCCTACTTTGACATGTGTATATTCATATCAAAAGTACATTCATTATTTTTTCAGAACATTATGTTGATCCAGAAGATGAGCCTGTGGAGTTGTTTGTAGTCACAGTAGAAGAAGAGTCTTTGTTTCAGGCTGCTTATCCTGATGTCGTTGCCCTCTATCAAGTGGAAAAGTCAGACATTGTTCAGAAGAAACAGAAAAGTAAGTCCAGAAGCTTATTTCATGTGAATCTATGTGTCTTGCCAGAATGCAAAAAACATTTCTTCCACTCTTGAACAATATAATGCCAAAGCAAGATGAGTGGACTGGGTTTAATCTTAGTATTCTGTACTTTTGCACTAAGAAATATGAACTGTGATTTATATGCCATTCAAAGTgcactttttattatttttcttttcagaaaagaAAGACAGATCACAAGAAAAGGAATTGCCAGATTCTTGTGCTGAAATTACCAGTCTTCTGTCTCAAATTAATTTAAAGCCTACACACAGAATTCTTCCTGTGCAATACTCCATGTCAGATACAAAATCTCCTCCAGAAGACCAGACACAGCAGAGAAGTACTGCATCAAAAGATGTAGCATTACCTTCAGCTTCCTGCATAACATCAGTTcatgtgtcaacatcagcagctgcTCTTGCTGATTCATCTGTGCCCTCACAGTGCACTAAGTGTTCAGGGATGTCATCCTCTTCCTTTGTGCCTGGTCTGCAACTGAGCAGTAGTGGTGGGAAAGGACCCTCCTTCAGCACCACACCAGCCCATGGAGGTGATGACCATGATCCAGCAGCTGACTTAGCCACATGCATTAAACACTCACATCCACTAAGTCATGAAACAGTAAGAAACAGCTCAGAGTATTCTGATGTTACACAGTCTGGTATGCATTCTGATAGTGAAGATGATTTGTTCACAAATTACGCTGTGGGACAAATTCAGGAGTGGTCTTTAAGCGAGAGAATACTTAAGAAAGCTCCCATTCCATCACAGCCTTTGTCTGAAGATGCAGTGCAACTGGAGTCTTTGAAttgttttaaacaaacaaaagaaacatTGAATCTTGATAGAAATCATGTCTCTTCCTCATGTCAGTTAAATAATCCGGtgcaggaaaataaaaatgttctaTCAGAAAACTCTGCTAGTGAATCCAGCCTACATATCTATCAAGATGCATACAAAAAAGCTGACATCCTGGCTGAAATGGTGCAAAAAGACCCTTCCAGAAGTGGTTCAGCATCTCTAGCCTGCAGTGGGAAAACAACAGAGACACTTCATCCTGGGTGGGAAATGCTTCCAGCATCTCAAAAGCCAGCAGATGCAACTGGCTGTCACATTAAAGAAGCTTGTATTGAAACTACTTGGAAAGTTTCTTCTAAGAAGAGTGTCTGTCAGAACAGATGCTCTTCCAGCGAAGACAGTGATGATGGGCACGTGGATAAAATCCTGGTTTATGAGCAGCAGAAAAGGCAACTGAACCCTGGCCAGTTTAAGAAATGTTTTACAAAGAAAAAGGGTAGCATTGTTACTAGCAAAAGGACGAACAGTGACTCAGCCCTTACAATTAAGGGGAAGAATAAAATGACCAATTTAGAGAAAGCTGCCAATGGTTTCTCAGTGCAAGTAGCTCCAAAACCATCCTCTTTAGAGGAAGTTAATTGTTCCCAAAGTCCAGAGAGACCAATTGAAAGATTGGGTTCTGATCCCACACAGCAAGAGAAAAGCGCTGCTCTGACTTCTGCGTGGGCAGACAGTCCCCTTCCCCTGTCTGAAagactgaaaagaagaatcaaaatGAATTAGGTTCTCCATAAAATAGATTATGATAGCAATTAACTGTCAGTTCTCAAAGAGTTCTTTCTCAGAGTTTCTGCAGTATGCTCTATCAATCTTATGTGGACGCAGTTTTAATGAATAGGAAGTGCTGGCACTGGAGCTGAAGTTTGAAACAAAAATGTTAACAAAAGTGCCAAACGGTTGATTGTAGGCAAGTATCAGTCATTCTGTGTGTGTTTACATTCTGAACTTGATACATAAGCATCAGGATACAGTATGCAAGGATGAGGGAGATTTATttaagaaaaaggggtttttttcccaatcaGTTGTGCAGGTTTTGTCTTGCTTACAAAAACACTTACTAGAACAGTGCCTGCAGTGCTGTTGGACTTTCCTAATAAGACAAAGTGATGCAGCATTTTTAAACTGAAATTCTCCATTCTCCTCTACTAATTTAATTCTGCAAGTTTTGAAATGGGTTTTGAAATCCTGGGTTTCTGGTTGTATTGACCATCTCTGAAGGACCAGATAGAGACACACAGCAGATGGACCTCAGAGAGTAGCTGAATTTATATCTGCCATGCGCCATAATAAGCTGTTCTTCGGAGGTGCACCTCTTCCAAAGAGTGGGATAAGCCATGTAAGGATATTCTGGTGTTGTAGCTGTCATCTAATATTTAAGGAATATGACTATGACtaatttaattaaatttactTAGGGCATTTTTTCTTAAAGAAGGTTGAAATCTCATCTAAAATTCACTTCCATTCATAACAGAGTGAAAGTTAAGTTACAGACAATCTAGTTATCATATTGCAAGTCCTTTGAATATCATGTTTCGGTGTTTTTTAGAAGGGGAAACTTGAGTACAGTTTTCAAAGTGCTCTTCCTACCTCTTTACTGCAGAAGCAGTCTCTGTTCATACACCAAAAAAAGTTGTTCTCAACAGTTGCCTGTTGGAGGAATACCTCCTTGTCTGTATTAGGTGTTTGTAACTTCTGTGCACCAgccaaaaggaaaacaattcttgcCAAGACATATTGTTAACAAGAGAAATTAGAATATCTGTGCCTTAGTAAAAATGTCAGTTCTTCATCATGGTCAAGGACCAAGTTTGGAAGTTGAATTCCAGATGTGTATAAGGAAGACATAGGTAGCCTATAGCCAATACAGTCTGTAATTAGACAAAATGGTACTTTCTTAGTTTACTCTGTGGGAAGATGGAAAAGTTTTATTTATAATCGATTTTCCAAATGAGAGATGTAttctggaaatgagaaaaaaaatcgaAAATAATGGAAATTTAGTTTTGAAGAAGGTCTTTGACTTCTGGAGCCTCTTAAGCACCCAGCTGATGTGAGAAGGTAGCTGGAAGAACAGAGTTGTGAAGGAGAGTAAGAGTCACCTGGGAATTTTAAAGGGAGAGATTCATAGCatgacagaatgatttgggttggggcAGATCTTAAaaacatccagttccaacccctgtACTATgggcagggaacaattccttatGCAGTGGTCAGTAATGGAGAGATCTGAGTGGGGGTTTTTTGTAGAAACACACTGGTTTTGGTTatgtatggggtttttttttcttgctgatgGTTTTGAATACTGAAACTTGAAATCAAGTGTTTAAATTTTGATTAATAAAAATGCCAACATCATGTGAACACACACTCACTTTTGTTCCCTCCCAGGGTATGAGAATGTGCTCTTTTGTTGGGGTATTATTCAATTTCATCCACAATGTGTGGATTTCTGTGATTTAGAGCTTTCTTTAGAATCGAGGGGCCAGAGtggattttggagggaattttctttgttttccaagTCTGCTTGAGATGACTGCTTCAGTGGATGGGTAGGTGAAAATACTGTCAGAATTATGTGAATTATGAAAGTCAGAAATGAGATATTAAGAACTGCAGAGGAAAAAATATTATGTTGCTGATTTTTCCTGCTAATTAATTGGATTTCACAAGTACAGGTCAAGcatgaaaagcagaaaattttccattttttcatATGTAATGCATCCAAATTTTGTGCCAGTTTTCTACCACTGCTGTAGAAGCAGCGATAgatgtaggggaaaaaaaaaactgtgtAGAATGTTCCCTCTATTtatgctgtagctgctcattaCAGTAAATAAAAACATTTATCATTGGGGATGACTGTTGCTTGAATTAAACTTGTGATTCATTACAGAAGGGTAATTACAGTTTTTAAATTGTTTTGGTTTCTCATCTTTATGTAATTTACTCAATCTAAAGATTAGGAATGGTTTTTCTTTGGAGCTTTTTACTGTGCTGACTGCTTTGCAACCTCTCACACTTGTGAGAATGATGTTTAAGTAAATTGAGGGGGTGTAACATAACTTTCTTCTGCAGAGAATGTTTC comes from Melospiza melodia melodia isolate bMelMel2 chromosome 3, bMelMel2.pri, whole genome shotgun sequence and encodes:
- the GEN1 gene encoding flap endonuclease GEN homolog 1 translates to MGVTHLWQILEPVRQPVNISSLRGKTLAVDLSLWVCEAQTVKKMVGVVTKPHLRNLFFRFSFFTSMGIKLVFVMEGEAPRLKADTMSKRNEMRYGPSKKAGAVRTGRSLFTAMLKECLELLECLGVPWVQAAGEAEAMCAYLNAKGLVDGCITNDGDVFLYGAQTVYRNFAMNAKDPHLDSYTMSSIKEKLGCDRESLIGLAVLLGCDYLPKGVPGVGKEQALKLIETLQGQNLLQRFEQWKEQFWHDDNPPLVVKRVIHCSECHHPGSHKEHEHNGCKFCASVRCCKPSDSKHCCPCAWHQWERVKQANALEDSIRKKAMSCEGFPFSEVIQEFLVNKNKLIKIMECRRPNLLSFQLFASEKMEWTKHYACKKLLALLTRYDMIQRKSGNIDSKQLQAIRIVKTRIKNGIPCFEIEWQKPEHYVDPEDEPVELFVVTVEEESLFQAAYPDVVALYQVEKSDIVQKKQKKKKDRSQEKELPDSCAEITSLLSQINLKPTHRILPVQYSMSDTKSPPEDQTQQRSTASKDVALPSASCITSVHVSTSAAALADSSVPSQCTKCSGMSSSSFVPGLQLSSSGGKGPSFSTTPAHGGDDHDPAADLATCIKHSHPLSHETVRNSSEYSDVTQSGMHSDSEDDLFTNYAVGQIQEWSLSERILKKAPIPSQPLSEDAVQLESLNCFKQTKETLNLDRNHVSSSCQLNNPVQENKNVLSENSASESSLHIYQDAYKKADILAEMVQKDPSRSGSASLACSGKTTETLHPGWEMLPASQKPADATGCHIKEACIETTWKVSSKKSVCQNRCSSSEDSDDGHVDKILVYEQQKRQLNPGQFKKCFTKKKGSIVTSKRTNSDSALTIKGKNKMTNLEKAANGFSVQVAPKPSSLEEVNCSQSPERPIERLGSDPTQQEKSAALTSAWADSPLPLSERLKRRIKMN